In Haloarcula salinisoli, one genomic interval encodes:
- the sufB gene encoding Fe-S cluster assembly protein SufB, translated as MSSDQDHLKETDTEARFEFKKEENSAFETEKGLTEETVRVISEDKDEPEWMLERRLRALKQFQEMPMPTGWPGAPDLSEVDIADIVPYIRPDIETRGGAENWEDLPEEIQDTFDKLGIPEAEKNALSGVGAQYESEIVYQNMQERWEEKGVIFCDMDKAVQEHEELVKEHFMTKCVPPSDNKFAALHGAVWSGGSFVYIPEDTTVNMPVQAYFRMNSEGMGQFEHTLIIAEENSEVHYIEGCSAPKYSAFNLHSGGVEVFVGENAHVQYSTVQNWSKNTYNLNTKRAICEKEGTMEWVSGSMGSKATMLYPSTVLKGPGATDNHITIAMAGEGQDIDTGAKVYHNAPDTKSTIESKSIAKDGGRTNYRGLVHIADGAEDSSTSVECDALMFDNDSTSDTMPYMEIQESKVDVAHEATVGKIGDEDVFYLQSRGLDDDDAKQMIVAGFIEPITEELPIEYAVELNRLIELEMEGSLG; from the coding sequence ATGAGCTCAGACCAAGACCACCTCAAAGAGACCGACACCGAAGCCCGCTTCGAGTTCAAGAAGGAGGAGAACTCCGCCTTCGAGACCGAGAAGGGCCTCACCGAGGAGACTGTGCGAGTCATCTCGGAAGACAAAGACGAGCCCGAATGGATGCTCGAGCGCCGCCTGCGCGCGCTCAAGCAGTTCCAGGAGATGCCGATGCCGACTGGCTGGCCCGGAGCGCCGGACCTCTCGGAAGTCGACATCGCCGACATCGTCCCCTACATCCGCCCCGACATCGAGACGCGTGGCGGCGCCGAAAACTGGGAAGACCTCCCCGAAGAGATTCAGGACACCTTCGACAAGCTGGGCATCCCGGAAGCCGAGAAGAACGCCCTCTCGGGCGTGGGCGCCCAGTACGAATCGGAGATCGTCTACCAGAACATGCAGGAGCGCTGGGAGGAGAAAGGCGTCATCTTCTGTGACATGGACAAGGCCGTCCAGGAGCACGAAGAACTCGTCAAGGAACACTTCATGACGAAGTGTGTCCCCCCGAGCGACAACAAGTTCGCCGCCCTCCACGGGGCCGTCTGGTCCGGTGGCTCCTTCGTCTACATCCCGGAGGACACCACGGTCAACATGCCCGTGCAGGCGTACTTCCGCATGAACTCCGAGGGGATGGGCCAGTTCGAGCACACGCTCATCATCGCCGAGGAGAACTCCGAGGTCCACTACATCGAGGGCTGTTCCGCGCCGAAATACTCCGCCTTCAACCTCCACAGCGGTGGGGTCGAAGTCTTCGTCGGCGAGAACGCCCACGTCCAGTACTCGACCGTGCAGAACTGGTCGAAGAACACGTACAACCTCAACACCAAGCGCGCAATCTGTGAGAAAGAGGGGACCATGGAGTGGGTCTCGGGCAGCATGGGCTCGAAAGCCACGATGCTGTACCCCTCCACCGTCCTCAAGGGCCCCGGCGCGACGGACAACCACATCACCATCGCCATGGCCGGCGAGGGCCAGGACATCGACACCGGTGCGAAGGTCTACCACAACGCACCCGACACGAAGTCCACCATCGAATCGAAGTCCATCGCGAAAGACGGCGGCCGCACGAACTACCGCGGCCTGGTCCACATCGCCGACGGCGCCGAGGACTCCTCGACGTCCGTCGAGTGTGACGCCCTGATGTTCGACAACGACTCCACGTCGGACACGATGCCGTACATGGAGATTCAGGAGTCGAAAGTCGACGTCGCCCACGAGGCGACCGTCGGCAAGATCGGCGACGAGGACGTCTTCTACCTCCAGTCCCGCGGGCTGGACGACGACGACGCAAAGCAGATGATCGTCGCCGGCTTCATCGAGCCGATTACGGAGGAGCTGCCGATCGAGTACGCCGTCGAACTGAACCGTCTCATCGAGCTGGAGATGGAGGGGTCGCTCGGATAA
- the sufD gene encoding Fe-S cluster assembly protein SufD yields the protein MSTQVHATLSEDAVEQISEDLGEPEWLLETRKDALAALDDLEMPDVIQTPGRKWTNLDALDYETLVDPLDYAQDKDRIDAEGVDVLSWSDALDEHGELIEDHFGSVVDTERDYLTALSTALFSAGTVVYVPEGVDAEDVKIRTTMNSRSLFNYTLVIAEESASVTILERQTTGEDTEGDQYYSGVVEAVAGENAYVQYGTLQNLSEESYNYQVKRGHADTYASIDWIEGNIGSRLTKSSVETRLLGDSSESQIVGAFFGHDDQHVDIAARVWHEAEHTVADLVTRGVLDDEARSVYEGVQDVGTEAWDTSSYQRENTLMLSDDSEADASPKLIINNHDTEASHSATVGQVDAEDMFYMTSRGVHPEKAKNMLVEGFFVPVLEEVAVDELREDLDQLIYERLRE from the coding sequence ATGAGCACGCAGGTACACGCTACACTCAGCGAAGACGCAGTCGAACAGATATCCGAAGACCTCGGGGAGCCCGAGTGGCTGCTGGAGACGCGCAAGGACGCGCTCGCGGCCCTGGACGACCTCGAGATGCCCGACGTCATCCAGACGCCGGGCCGGAAGTGGACCAACCTCGACGCGCTCGACTACGAGACGCTCGTCGACCCGCTCGACTACGCCCAGGACAAGGACCGCATCGACGCCGAGGGCGTCGACGTCCTCTCCTGGAGCGACGCGCTCGACGAGCACGGCGAGCTCATCGAGGACCACTTCGGGAGCGTCGTGGACACCGAGCGGGACTACCTGACTGCGCTGTCGACGGCGCTGTTCTCCGCCGGGACGGTCGTCTACGTCCCCGAGGGCGTCGACGCCGAGGACGTGAAGATCCGGACGACGATGAACAGCCGGTCGCTGTTCAACTACACGCTCGTCATCGCCGAGGAGTCCGCTTCCGTCACCATCCTGGAGCGCCAGACCACCGGCGAAGACACCGAGGGCGACCAGTACTACTCGGGCGTCGTCGAAGCCGTCGCAGGCGAGAACGCCTACGTCCAGTACGGCACGCTCCAGAACCTCTCGGAGGAGAGCTACAACTACCAGGTCAAGCGCGGCCACGCCGACACCTACGCCTCTATCGACTGGATCGAGGGCAACATCGGCTCCCGCCTGACCAAGTCCAGTGTGGAGACGCGCCTGCTCGGTGACTCCTCGGAGTCCCAGATCGTCGGCGCGTTCTTCGGCCACGACGACCAGCACGTCGACATCGCGGCGCGTGTCTGGCACGAGGCCGAACACACCGTCGCCGACCTCGTGACCCGCGGCGTCCTCGACGACGAGGCCCGCTCGGTGTACGAGGGCGTCCAGGACGTCGGCACCGAGGCGTGGGACACCAGCTCCTACCAGCGTGAGAACACCCTCATGCTTAGCGACGACTCCGAGGCCGACGCGTCCCCGAAGCTCATCATCAACAACCACGACACCGAGGCCTCCCACTCCGCGACGGTGGGCCAGGTCGACGCCGAGGACATGTTCTACATGACCTCCCGCGGTGTCCACCCCGAGAAGGCGAAGAACATGCTCGTCGAGGGCTTCTTCGTCCCTGTGCTGGAAGAGGTCGCGGTCGACGAACTCCGCGAGGACCTCGACCAGCTGATTTACGAGCGTCTCCGCGAGTGA
- a CDS encoding ArsR/SmtB family transcription factor yields the protein MGRLLPTETDASVERSEEPSVLCIDDEETSEVFSALGSETAQAIFRLLNEEPATPATIAQRQDMSVQNVHYHLDNLAAAGLIEVVDTCYSEKGREMDVFVVAEDPTLLFLGTSDDTPAMKRAFDSFASFVGVSPLLVTLGEAASWVFGDE from the coding sequence ATGGGACGACTCCTGCCAACGGAGACGGACGCATCGGTCGAACGGAGCGAGGAGCCGTCGGTGCTGTGTATCGACGACGAGGAGACCAGCGAGGTTTTCTCGGCACTGGGCTCGGAGACGGCCCAGGCGATCTTTCGGCTGTTGAACGAGGAGCCGGCCACACCGGCGACCATCGCCCAGCGACAGGACATGTCGGTCCAGAACGTCCACTACCATCTCGACAACCTGGCTGCCGCCGGGCTCATCGAAGTCGTCGACACTTGCTACTCCGAGAAGGGCCGCGAGATGGACGTATTCGTCGTCGCCGAGGACCCGACGCTCCTCTTTCTCGGCACCAGCGACGACACGCCGGCGATGAAGCGCGCGTTCGATTCGTTCGCGTCGTTCGTCGGCGTCTCCCCGCTGCTGGTGACACTCGGGGAGGCGGCATCGTGGGTATTCGGTGACGAATGA
- a CDS encoding ferritin-like domain-containing protein, translating to MSLTQPIASDHQLARLLQIGIVLEEVVEARAGKHAAETDDTADADLARLLEDASAESAQHRRQLEELLAALEADTVPFEEIQTLVEAQYEADEDFDGVLYDQLCNEETAYKFYDDLIESIEASETSFSVDRTRLLETLRLIREEEAEGVEDVTELMEARL from the coding sequence GTGAGCCTGACCCAGCCTATCGCGTCGGACCACCAGCTGGCCCGCCTCCTGCAGATTGGCATCGTCCTCGAAGAGGTCGTCGAGGCCCGGGCCGGCAAACACGCGGCAGAGACCGACGACACTGCCGACGCCGACCTCGCCAGGCTGCTGGAAGACGCGTCTGCGGAGTCGGCACAGCACCGCCGTCAGCTAGAGGAACTCCTCGCCGCCCTCGAGGCCGACACCGTTCCCTTCGAGGAGATTCAGACGCTCGTCGAGGCCCAGTACGAGGCCGACGAGGACTTCGACGGCGTGCTGTACGACCAGCTCTGTAACGAGGAGACGGCCTACAAGTTCTACGACGACCTCATCGAATCTATCGAGGCGTCCGAGACGTCGTTCAGCGTAGACCGCACCCGACTGCTGGAGACGCTGCGACTAATCCGCGAGGAGGAGGCCGAGGGCGTCGAGGACGTGACCGAACTCATGGAGGCACGATTATGA
- a CDS encoding metal-dependent transcriptional regulator, protein MNTQAQYLKAIYLTQQQADGPASTGNVADLLDVSPASANEMIGKLEDRGLLDHEKYKGVDLTDEGIQQARDALQNYCIIERFLIEVLEVEDFRTEAKTLEGVIDETVAERLDTIIDREPQCPDCFNAEDDVCGLIDVEAEVSSD, encoded by the coding sequence ATGAACACGCAGGCTCAGTATCTGAAAGCGATTTATCTCACCCAGCAGCAGGCCGACGGCCCCGCATCGACCGGCAACGTGGCTGACTTGCTCGATGTCAGCCCCGCCAGCGCCAACGAGATGATCGGCAAACTCGAGGACCGGGGGCTGCTCGACCACGAGAAGTACAAGGGCGTCGACCTCACCGACGAGGGCATCCAGCAGGCCCGCGACGCCTTACAGAACTACTGTATCATCGAGCGCTTTCTCATCGAAGTCCTGGAGGTCGAGGACTTTCGGACAGAGGCCAAGACCCTGGAGGGCGTCATCGACGAGACCGTCGCCGAACGCCTCGATACCATCATCGACCGCGAACCGCAGTGTCCCGACTGCTTCAACGCCGAGGACGACGTCTGCGGACTCATCGACGTAGAGGCGGAAGTGAGCAGCGACTAA
- a CDS encoding GNAT family N-acetyltransferase: MEFRRARPADSPAIRDVARRSLGASYSLGPHAISNAIEEWYNEDELATKLDDPDHVILVADDAGQVVGFSESVVAAANTATLLWLHVDPAHRGEGIASDLFAATREELGRLDVMNLRGRVLAENTEGNEFYDHREFRQVGTDTVEIDGESYVENIYAESEQWGREAVETPDSRTVYVDHDNHERGSKAPFHVVFSEREADDRYGYFCSNCNTLALVMDSMGRIECDSCGNVRKPVRWDAAYL, translated from the coding sequence ATGGAATTCCGACGCGCCAGGCCGGCCGACAGTCCCGCCATTCGTGACGTCGCGCGGCGGTCGCTGGGAGCATCGTACTCGCTGGGACCACACGCGATATCGAACGCCATCGAGGAGTGGTACAACGAAGACGAGCTGGCGACAAAGCTGGACGACCCCGACCACGTGATACTGGTCGCGGACGACGCGGGCCAGGTCGTCGGCTTCTCCGAGAGCGTCGTCGCCGCGGCCAACACCGCCACGCTGCTGTGGCTCCACGTCGACCCCGCCCACCGCGGCGAGGGTATCGCCAGCGACCTGTTCGCGGCCACCCGCGAGGAACTGGGGCGACTCGACGTGATGAACCTCCGTGGCCGGGTGCTGGCCGAGAACACCGAAGGCAACGAGTTCTACGACCACCGGGAGTTCCGCCAGGTCGGCACCGACACCGTAGAGATAGACGGGGAGAGCTACGTCGAGAACATCTACGCCGAGTCCGAACAGTGGGGCCGCGAAGCCGTCGAAACCCCCGACAGCCGCACCGTCTACGTCGACCACGACAACCACGAACGCGGCTCGAAAGCACCCTTCCACGTCGTCTTCAGCGAACGCGAGGCCGACGACAGGTACGGCTACTTCTGTAGCAACTGCAACACCCTCGCGCTCGTCATGGACTCGATGGGCCGCATCGAGTGTGATAGCTGTGGGAACGTCCGGAAGCCGGTTCGGTGGGACGCTGCGTATTTATAG
- a CDS encoding HD domain-containing protein — MGVEIRESPVSDEAFDAMQEFVHDYLAASVENEDEGGRMRWYPWHSAEYRFNHILNVVDISTTIAEREGANVDVTRVAALFHDIAKLEAEQDVHAEAGARIAREYLKTHGDYPESFVEQVCRSVEDHSYQGDLSDLPLETQCLIEADILDKVGANGTALMLLRMGYESRTHMDAAEMVDRVIERGEDASERVESDTAESLVHQRLKRTRWFQEWLEMEVAEMEAEDSLDDVATGMGDS; from the coding sequence GTGGGCGTCGAGATTAGGGAGTCACCAGTCTCGGACGAGGCCTTCGACGCGATGCAGGAGTTCGTCCACGACTACCTGGCTGCCAGTGTCGAGAACGAGGACGAGGGCGGCCGGATGCGCTGGTACCCCTGGCACTCGGCGGAGTACCGGTTCAACCATATCCTGAACGTCGTCGACATCTCGACGACCATCGCCGAGCGGGAGGGCGCAAACGTCGACGTGACGCGGGTGGCGGCCCTGTTCCACGATATCGCGAAACTGGAGGCCGAACAGGACGTCCACGCCGAAGCCGGCGCTCGCATCGCTCGGGAGTATCTCAAGACCCACGGTGACTACCCGGAGTCGTTCGTCGAGCAGGTGTGTCGGTCCGTTGAGGACCACTCCTACCAGGGTGACCTCTCCGATCTCCCCCTGGAGACGCAGTGTCTCATCGAGGCGGATATCCTCGACAAGGTCGGGGCCAACGGGACGGCGCTGATGCTGTTGCGGATGGGATACGAATCGCGAACGCACATGGACGCCGCCGAGATGGTCGACCGCGTCATCGAACGCGGCGAAGACGCCAGCGAGCGCGTCGAGAGTGACACCGCCGAGTCGCTGGTCCACCAGCGGCTCAAGCGAACCCGCTGGTTCCAGGAGTGGCTGGAGATGGAAGTCGCCGAGATGGAGGCCGAAGACAGTCTCGACGACGTGGCGACCGGTATGGGCGATTCCTGA
- a CDS encoding LysE family translocator, giving the protein MHPCPLLQSLPAPALLTTMLGGVVFGLALAAPPGPMNAIIAEESAVRGWRAGFTAGLGAMVADLSFFLLALAGVVTVVQDAPTVRRAMVAGGGLLMLYFAYGAVQDATALSSVDATAADESRGFRKAFVLALSNPYQVLFWLTVGVGLLDPGQVDVLAPLPAVGPALTGLFVVRTGHPGLLAGLFGGVLIWITGFPATIVAARSRVERLAPVVAWLSGALLAGFGVVFLWQAV; this is encoded by the coding sequence ATGCATCCCTGTCCGCTCCTCCAGTCGCTCCCAGCGCCCGCCCTGCTCACGACGATGCTGGGCGGCGTCGTCTTCGGGCTGGCCCTGGCGGCTCCACCCGGCCCGATGAACGCCATCATCGCCGAGGAGAGCGCTGTCCGGGGGTGGCGAGCCGGTTTCACGGCCGGGCTAGGCGCGATGGTCGCGGACCTCTCGTTCTTCCTGCTCGCGCTGGCCGGCGTCGTCACCGTCGTCCAGGACGCCCCGACCGTCCGGCGGGCGATGGTCGCCGGCGGCGGCCTCCTGATGCTCTATTTCGCCTACGGAGCGGTCCAGGATGCCACCGCGCTCTCGTCGGTCGATGCGACCGCTGCCGACGAGAGTCGTGGCTTTCGGAAGGCGTTCGTGCTGGCGCTTTCCAACCCGTATCAGGTGCTGTTCTGGCTGACCGTCGGGGTCGGGCTGCTCGACCCGGGACAGGTCGACGTCCTCGCGCCGCTGCCGGCGGTTGGCCCCGCGCTCACCGGCCTCTTCGTCGTCCGAACCGGCCACCCGGGGCTGCTCGCGGGGCTGTTCGGTGGTGTTCTCATCTGGATAACGGGGTTCCCGGCGACTATCGTCGCCGCCCGGAGTCGCGTCGAGCGCCTCGCGCCAGTCGTCGCGTGGCTGAGTGGGGCACTCCTGGCCGGCTTCGGAGTGGTCTTCCTCTGGCAGGCGGTCTGA
- a CDS encoding coiled-coil protein: MADSIDESKNVAVTEEDLENKSKGELIKLAGQLRDRRNELNQMASERASARDDLNAKTREKVDEAQEHREKRDELNEQVQEHKDKRNELNAEANELFDKVDKVKNDLELDEGKSVDELKEEIEDLEFKQQTEVLSSEDEKELIEKIEDKREKLQSKKEKLDQSGDLEGLKEEAEEVRSEASKHHQKVTELADEAQKHHNEMIEAYREADEIRDDADEKHEEFVEAQEAADQHHEDFVRVQKRLRELDKKEEKEERSQREEKQEAAREEAEEIYQKFKEGETLDTEDLMKLQKAGKL; the protein is encoded by the coding sequence ATGGCAGACTCGATAGACGAATCAAAAAACGTTGCAGTAACAGAAGAGGATCTTGAGAACAAATCGAAGGGCGAGCTCATCAAGCTCGCCGGTCAGCTGCGAGACCGGCGAAACGAGCTCAACCAGATGGCCTCCGAGCGGGCCAGCGCCCGTGACGACCTGAACGCGAAGACTCGCGAGAAGGTCGACGAGGCCCAGGAACACCGCGAGAAGCGCGACGAGCTCAACGAGCAGGTCCAGGAGCACAAGGACAAGCGCAACGAGCTCAACGCCGAGGCCAACGAGCTGTTCGACAAGGTCGACAAGGTCAAAAACGACCTCGAGCTCGACGAGGGCAAGTCCGTCGACGAGCTCAAAGAGGAGATTGAAGACCTCGAGTTCAAGCAGCAGACCGAGGTGCTCTCCTCCGAGGACGAGAAAGAGCTCATCGAGAAAATCGAGGACAAGCGCGAGAAGCTCCAGAGCAAGAAGGAGAAACTCGACCAGAGCGGTGACCTCGAGGGGCTCAAGGAGGAGGCCGAAGAGGTCCGTTCCGAGGCCTCGAAGCACCACCAGAAGGTCACGGAGCTGGCCGACGAGGCCCAGAAACACCACAACGAGATGATCGAGGCCTACCGCGAGGCCGACGAAATCCGTGACGACGCCGACGAGAAACACGAGGAGTTCGTCGAGGCCCAGGAAGCGGCCGACCAGCACCACGAGGACTTCGTCCGCGTCCAGAAGCGCCTGCGCGAACTCGACAAGAAAGAGGAGAAAGAAGAGCGCAGCCAGCGCGAGGAGAAACAGGAGGCCGCCCGCGAGGAGGCCGAGGAGATCTACCAGAAGTTCAAGGAAGGCGAGACCCTCGACACCGAGGACCTGATGAAGCTGCAGAAGGCCGGCAAGCTGTAA
- a CDS encoding hydrolase, translating to MSLSWRGAAVAPDDEMPSPETWEPVSVPGRPAAFAGADAVAYETTVADPRTGADEHVVLVLRGAYAHTRVWCNGDHVAESDSYVTPLRVRLPEAEEYRLVVECRAPEDRFGGLHDTDQLPPERCVPGIWWDASLETYPDPYVHAMRGRPRLTEGGAAVDVEAEVVTKEPLDDRLTFSIRPTGEVRGGGMMDRERVETDAGGTTVTRTIDVRDPSLWWPHDLGNQPRYVVRAKLGDTEHSLTTGLRSVTYDQGEGLECNGERVRARGVTLLDPTVEDVERAVAANANLVRVRAQGVPPAVAEACDEHGVLLWQDLPLTGPGSFDMDRGRELAESFTEHIGNHPSLACVSVHDEPVEPYADGLGSTTLDRLRYRFRAWRASYNEAPAEAVAERVEGVPTVPVVGPPGIDPDAVTLYPGWRYGSVEDLAWLCDHYGVGDVVAGFGAGSLGTDDPTDETGFDNSRVSGDAADSQAYQARIVQTVAEQLRQRESDVVVLDSLRDVADAGMGVLAADGTEKRAYATLSDSYQPTQVFLSDPTPGESDIVACHDRPSGGTVTVEWDHNGERQQQERVIGAFGRVTVGSLTLEAGDELTLAAAVEGRAVKNEYRIEGDR from the coding sequence ATGTCGCTTTCGTGGCGCGGCGCGGCGGTAGCGCCGGACGACGAGATGCCGTCGCCGGAGACGTGGGAGCCGGTCTCGGTGCCGGGCCGGCCGGCGGCGTTTGCCGGCGCCGACGCCGTCGCCTACGAGACAACTGTCGCGGACCCACGGACGGGCGCGGACGAACACGTGGTACTGGTCCTCAGGGGAGCCTACGCCCACACCCGCGTCTGGTGTAACGGCGACCACGTCGCCGAGTCCGACAGCTACGTCACGCCGCTTCGGGTCCGACTGCCCGAGGCCGAGGAGTACCGCCTCGTAGTCGAGTGTCGGGCCCCCGAGGACCGCTTTGGCGGCCTCCACGACACCGACCAGCTACCCCCCGAGCGGTGCGTCCCCGGTATCTGGTGGGACGCCTCGCTGGAGACGTATCCGGACCCCTACGTGCACGCAATGCGTGGGCGTCCGCGGCTCACCGAGGGCGGGGCCGCCGTCGACGTCGAGGCCGAGGTAGTGACGAAGGAACCGCTAGACGACCGACTCACGTTCTCTATCCGTCCGACCGGCGAGGTCAGGGGCGGCGGCATGATGGACCGGGAACGCGTCGAGACCGATGCCGGGGGCACCACCGTCACCCGCACCATCGACGTGCGCGACCCGTCGCTGTGGTGGCCCCACGACCTCGGGAACCAGCCCCGCTACGTGGTCCGGGCGAAGCTCGGCGACACCGAACACTCGCTGACGACCGGGCTCCGGTCGGTCACATACGACCAGGGCGAGGGCCTCGAATGCAACGGTGAGCGGGTCCGCGCCCGCGGCGTGACGTTGCTGGACCCGACAGTCGAGGACGTCGAACGGGCCGTCGCGGCGAACGCGAACCTCGTACGAGTCCGCGCGCAAGGGGTCCCGCCGGCAGTCGCAGAGGCCTGTGACGAGCACGGCGTCCTCCTCTGGCAGGACCTGCCGCTTACGGGCCCCGGCAGCTTCGACATGGACCGCGGTCGCGAGCTGGCCGAATCGTTCACCGAGCACATCGGCAACCATCCGAGCCTGGCCTGCGTCTCGGTCCACGACGAACCGGTCGAGCCGTACGCCGACGGCCTGGGGTCGACCACGTTAGACCGGCTCCGCTATCGGTTCCGGGCCTGGCGGGCCAGCTACAACGAGGCGCCCGCCGAGGCGGTGGCCGAGCGGGTCGAAGGTGTCCCAACCGTCCCGGTCGTCGGGCCGCCGGGTATCGACCCCGACGCCGTCACGCTCTACCCCGGCTGGCGCTACGGCTCGGTCGAGGACCTGGCGTGGCTCTGTGACCACTACGGTGTCGGCGACGTGGTCGCCGGGTTCGGCGCCGGCTCGCTGGGCACCGACGACCCGACCGACGAGACCGGGTTCGACAACAGTCGCGTCAGCGGTGACGCCGCCGACTCACAGGCGTATCAGGCCCGCATCGTCCAGACCGTCGCCGAGCAGTTACGGCAACGCGAAAGCGACGTCGTCGTCCTCGACAGCCTCCGTGACGTGGCCGACGCCGGGATGGGCGTCCTCGCCGCCGACGGCACCGAGAAACGAGCCTACGCGACGCTCTCGGACAGCTACCAGCCCACGCAGGTGTTCCTCTCTGACCCGACGCCCGGCGAGAGCGACATCGTCGCCTGTCACGACCGCCCGTCGGGGGGGACGGTCACCGTCGAGTGGGACCACAACGGCGAGCGCCAGCAACAAGAGCGCGTCATCGGCGCCTTTGGCCGTGTGACGGTCGGCTCGCTGACACTCGAAGCCGGCGACGAGCTGACGCTGGCCGCCGCCGTCGAGGGGCGAGCTGTCAAAAACGAGTACCGTATCGAGGGCGATAGATGA
- a CDS encoding DUF371 domain-containing protein, with protein sequence MSHEVVISAEGHEHVTAEHASTLEVTSDDFLTPAGDCILGIEADTVPADFDDAFVTACQSADATITATLEADGHRVVVEGSGHPDLSFENDRSHVLRTSDYVDDRTVMVGADAAAGDVDRDLVAALADGADLTLTLSVES encoded by the coding sequence ATGAGCCACGAGGTCGTCATCAGTGCGGAAGGCCACGAGCACGTCACAGCCGAACACGCGAGCACGCTCGAAGTCACGAGCGACGATTTCCTCACTCCGGCCGGCGACTGCATCCTGGGTATCGAGGCCGACACCGTCCCCGCCGACTTCGACGACGCGTTCGTGACCGCCTGCCAGTCCGCCGACGCGACCATCACGGCCACCCTCGAAGCCGACGGGCACCGCGTCGTCGTCGAAGGGTCGGGCCATCCGGACCTCTCCTTCGAGAACGACCGCAGCCACGTCCTCCGGACCAGCGACTACGTCGACGACCGGACGGTGATGGTCGGGGCCGACGCCGCCGCCGGCGACGTCGACCGCGACCTCGTGGCCGCACTGGCCGACGGCGCCGACCTGACGCTGACCCTTTCCGTCGAGTCCTGA
- a CDS encoding endonuclease III domain-containing protein, producing the protein MTDPEPTKNISGGESGGGSEARFDPATAGTRAEAVVDRLGELYWTKTYGGQDAFECLVRTILSQNTSDTASQPAHDALMERYGPGDGAGDVDTDLVDALADADQQTLAETIQPAGLYNQKSARIVALADEIREEFGGEAGFDAFVRDDDPDAVRDRLLEMNGVGPKTADCVLLFAGGRGGVFPVDTHVHRIARRMGLAPPDADHETVREYIERDVPAEKCGFGHTAMIQFGREYCKARKPACLDDPEACPLADRCDQVGVYPASGEVVDPSDAA; encoded by the coding sequence ATGACCGACCCTGAGCCGACGAAGAACATCAGCGGCGGCGAGTCGGGCGGGGGGAGCGAGGCACGGTTCGACCCGGCCACCGCGGGCACGCGGGCCGAGGCCGTCGTCGACCGGCTCGGCGAGCTGTACTGGACGAAGACCTACGGCGGTCAGGACGCCTTCGAGTGTCTCGTGCGGACTATCCTCAGCCAGAACACCTCCGATACGGCCAGCCAGCCCGCCCACGACGCGCTGATGGAGCGATACGGCCCTGGCGATGGGGCCGGTGATGTGGACACGGACCTCGTCGACGCGCTCGCCGACGCGGACCAGCAGACGCTGGCCGAGACGATTCAGCCAGCTGGGCTGTACAACCAGAAGTCGGCGCGAATCGTCGCGCTGGCCGACGAGATTCGCGAGGAGTTCGGCGGCGAGGCGGGCTTTGACGCCTTCGTCAGGGACGACGACCCCGACGCCGTCCGGGACCGACTGCTGGAAATGAACGGGGTCGGTCCCAAAACCGCCGACTGTGTCCTCCTCTTTGCCGGCGGCCGTGGCGGTGTCTTTCCCGTCGACACGCACGTCCATCGCATCGCCCGGCGGATGGGGCTGGCACCGCCCGACGCCGACCACGAGACGGTCAGGGAGTACATCGAGCGGGACGTGCCCGCCGAGAAGTGTGGCTTCGGGCACACGGCGATGATACAGTTCGGCCGGGAGTACTGCAAAGCGAGAAAGCCGGCGTGTCTGGACGACCCCGAGGCCTGTCCCCTTGCCGACCGCTGTGACCAGGTCGGCGTCTACCCAGCGAGTGGGGAGGTCGTCGACCCGTCGGACGCGGCGTGA